The sequence below is a genomic window from Meiothermus sp. Pnk-1.
CCCGACTGCTCAAACCACACCGCCAGGGTGCGCAGGGGCAGGCCCTGGGCGTTCTCGATCCACACCGCTACGTAAGGCGGGCGGTAGCGGAAACCGCCGGGAGCCGCGATCTCAAAAGCGATATCCAGCTTCATCCCGGCGGGGAGCTTGGGGGCTTGGGCCAGGCTGCGCCCCGCCCAAAGGCTGAGGGCCAGCCCGGTGGCCCGGTAGATAAGGCTTCTGCGGCTGATGAGACGTTTCATGGGGTGACCTCCTCGTGTCGTTGGATGCACTGCTCGTCAAACAATGGGTTGCTGAAAACCCGGCCCTGTCGGTCCACCACCAAGCACCCCACCTTGCACCCCTCGGCCAGGGCCAAGCTCTCTTCCGGCTCGAGCACGCAAAAAGCCGTAGCCAGCACGTCGGCGGTGGCGGCGTCGGGGGCCAAGGCGGTGGCCTGGGCGATGCGGGTTGCGGGCCGGAGGCCGCGCGGGTCGAAGAGGTGCGGCCCGCGCTGGGTGTGCCCGCTGGTGGCGATCCCCTGGTTGCGGAGGGTGAGCCGGGCCAGGGGCGGGGCGTTGTCGGCGGGGGAGAAAGGATGGGCGATGGCTACCCGAAGGCTGCCCGTCCCGCAGTGGCGTAGGTCGCCGCCGAGGTTGACCCAAACCCCCTCCACCCCGGCGACCCGCAGGGCCCGCTCGCAGGCCAGGTCGGCGATGCGGCCCTTGGCCAGGGCGTTGAAGTTGAGCGGGAGCGGGGTGAGTTTGCGGGCTTGTTCGCCCTCGAGCGCCCACAGTGGGCCTCGGAGGCCAACGCGCAGGGCCTCAAGCTCCTCCTCGCTGGGGCTGTGATGCTGGTAGAGGGCCTGCACCGCCTCGGCGGCAGGGTGGAAGGCTCCCCGGGTGCGCTCCCGCCAGACCTCGGCCTCCCGCAGCAGCCGGGCCAGCTCGGGGGAGAGGCGGGCAGCACCGGCGCTTTGCCATCGGTTGAGCTCGCTATTCGGCAGGAAGCGGCTGAACAGGCCCTCGAGGCGGTCGATCTCCAGCAGGATCTGCGCCTCGGCCTGGCGGGCGGTGCGGGGGTGCCGGGCCCAGACCCCCAGCTCGAGGGTCGTCCCCAGCACCCGCTCGTAGCGGGCGGTATGGGGTCGGGGGGTAAGAAGCGGGGTGAACATGGCCATAACCTAGCGGCGCGAGGGGAGCTTTTAGTGAATGGCGGGTGTAGATGTTGTGAAGCCAGCCCGCTCGAGGGCTCACAGGTTCAGCCCGAGGGTGAAGGTCGCGGCGTAACCGGCCCCGTCCGGCTTGAGCTCGAGCAGCAGTTGATTGCCGCCGTTGCGGTAGATGCTGTCGTCGGCGTTGCGGGTGCGGGTGCCGGGCTTGGCGTAAGGGGGGTTGGCCAAGACGCGATCGCTCAGCGCGTCGTCGAAGAAGAGCTGGGAGGTGAAGTCGCGGTTCTGGTAGCGGATCTTGAAGTGGATGTGCACGGTGCGGCCCGGGTACCAGCCGGGGTAGATGGTGGTGAAGCGGGCGAGGCCCTGGGCGTCGGTGATCTGATAGCCGCGCAGCCACTTCTGTCCCCGGGTGTCGGCGAAGCGGTCCTGCACCCCGGAGTAGATCCCCTGGGCATCGCACTGCCAGATATCGACCATGGCCCCCGGAAGGGGACGGCATCCGCTGCTGGAGACCCGGGAGACCACAAAGCGCAGCCCCAGCGGTACCCCGGCCTTCACCACCCCGGTGGCGGGATCGGAGCGGATGTCCGAGCGGTTGAGCCGGGCGTCCACGAAGTAGGGGCCTTCGGTCAGGGCCGGGCGCACGATGCAGGCGGGCAAGGGATCGTTCTGGGCGCTGGCCTTCTGGCCGCCCAGCAGCCCGCCGAGGCCGCTCAGTCCCAAGGCGGCCAACACCTCGCGGCGGTTCAGGATGGTCCCGATGGGCTTATCGTCGTTTTCCATGCCGTCCTCCTTCGGTTTGGCTCAAGCGCCCAGGTTTCTCTTCAAGGCCTCAAACTCGGCCTGGTCGATCTCACCCTTGGCGTAGCGCTCACGGGCGATCTGCAGGGCCCGGTCGGAGGAGCTGCCGCTCGGATTGCGCAACAACCGAAAGATCAGTACCCCAACCAATGCCAGCAACCCCAAGAGCAGCAGGATCCAGAGCAGATCGTCTACCAGACCCCAACCGCCATAGCCGTGATCAAAGACGCCCCAACCGCGCTGATGTATCGGCCACATATATCCCTCCTGTAGGCGGGGTGGACCTGCGCGCAGGTCCACCCCTCGAGCCCTCAGCGTCCGCGGCCTCGAGGCCCTTCCCAACCATCGCGCAGGCCCAAGCGCAGCTGCACCGGCTGGGCCACCAGGGCCTTGGCCACCGCCGGGCTGCTGGCCTTGAGGTTGCTGGCCTCCTGGGCGGTGAGGCGCCCGGCCTGGACCGCCTGGTCGATGGCCTGGTTGCGGGCCGTCACCAGGGCAGCCTCCAGGGCTGCGGGGGTCTTGCCCAGCTCGCTGGCCACCTGACCCAGGGTCTTGCTGCCCCCTGAGAGCAGGGCCAGCTCGCCCGGGGTCACCCCCAGGAACTGGGCCGCCGCGAGGTACAGGTTGCCCAGGTGGCCCCACGGCGCCTTCATGCTGCGCTGCGCGGGTTGGGCGGGCGGGGTCTGGGGCGCCGGGTTCGGCTGGGCCAGGGCGCCGCTCAGGGCCAGGCTCGAGGTCAACAACAGGATCTTCGCTGCTTTGTTCACGGTTACCTCCTCTTCGGGAAGGCCCGTTTAGCCCTCCCTGAAGAGGAGTGTGGAAGGGGGCGGTTACCGAGGGGTTACGGGTCGCTGAGAGGGCTTCTCATCTTCGGGGTCCGTAACCCGCCGATAACCCCTAGAATGCAAGCTGAGGCCATGCGGCTACTGCTGGTGGAAGACGAACTCAACATCGCCCGCCCCCTGTTGCGGGCCCTGGAGGCCCAGGGGCACCGGGTGCAGCACGCCCCCGACCTGAGCCGGGCCCGGGAGCTCCTGGCCGAGGGCGAGCCCGACCTGATGATCCTGGACGTGCGCCTGCCGGAGTCGGAGGACGGGGGCTTCCTCCTGGCCAGGGAAGCCCGGGAGGCCGGCTACAAGGGGCCGATCCTCTTCATGACCGCCCGCGACGCCCTCGCCGACCGGGTCATGGGGCTGGACGAGGGGGGCGACGACTACGTGGTCAAGCCTTTCGAGCTGCCCGAGCTCCTGGCCCGGGTGCGGGCCCTGCTGCGCCGGGTGAGCGAGGTCAAGACCAGCCGGATCCGGCTGGGCCCGCTGGAACTCGACCTCGCCACCCGTGCGGTGCGCTGGGCGGGGCAGGCGGTCGAGCTCAGCAGCCGGGAGTATGCCCTTTTGGAGCGCCTGGCGCTCCACCCGGGCCGGGTCTACAGCCCCGAGGAGCTCGCCGACCTGATCTGGGGCGGGGAGGCCAGCAGCGCGGGGGTGGTCAAGGTGTGCGTGCACCACCTGCGCAGCAAACTCGGCCCGGAGGTGATCCGCACCGTGCCGGGTGGGTACCGGCTGGGGTGGACCGAAGGGGCCCCCGCCTCCACGGGGGCAGGGGATGAGCGGTGACCCTCCGGCTGCGGCTGGCCCTGTTCATCGCCCTGGCCATCGCCCTGGCGCTGCTGGCCCAGGGGGTTCTGGGCTACCTGAGCTTCCAGAGCTCGCTGTACGCCACCCTCGACCGGGACCTCGAGGCCTACGCCCAGTTCGTGCTGGAGGAGCTGCACTGGGGACAGTGGGGCTTCCGGGGGCGCCCCCGCCCGGCCCGCCTGCCCGAGGGCTACGTGGCCGGGGCCCGGCTGGTCCAGGACGAGGGCGTGCTGCGCGAATGGGGGAGCTTCCCCGATGAACTCTCCCTGCCCCGCCCGGACTCCCCCGCGGAGATCCGCACGGTGGGGCTGTGGCGGGTGGGGACCCTCGAGCTGGGCGGGGGCTACACCCTGCAGGTGGCCCTGCAATCCCAGCAGGTGCTGCGCAGCCTGCAGAACTACCGCGACACCGTGCTCTATAGCGCCTTGCTGGTGGTGGTGCTCGGGGCCGGGGCGGCCTGGTTGCTGGCCGGGCCGGCCCTCAGGCCCCTGCGCCACCTGCTCGCGGCCACCGCCCGCGTGGCCGGCTCGGGCGACCTCAGCCAGCGGGTCCCCCCGGGGGGAAGCGGCGAGCTGGGTCAGCTCAGCCAGACCTTCAACCGCATGATGGAGCGGCTGCAGGCCTTCCTCCAGCGCGAGATCCAGTTCACCCGGCACGCCTCGCACGAGCTGCGCACCCCCCTCACGGCGATCAAGCTCCAGCTCGGCGCCTACCGCCAGGGCTACGCCGGCCTGGAGGAGACCCTGCAGGTGGTGGAGGAGGAGGCCGAGCGCATGATCCGGCTCAGCGAGGCCCTGCTGACCCTGGCCCGCGAAGGCCGCGCCCAGCGGGTGAGCCTGGACCTGGCGGCCCTGGCCCGCGAGGCCGCCGCCGGAGCCGGGGTGC
It includes:
- a CDS encoding FAD:protein FMN transferase; the encoded protein is MFTPLLTPRPHTARYERVLGTTLELGVWARHPRTARQAEAQILLEIDRLEGLFSRFLPNSELNRWQSAGAARLSPELARLLREAEVWRERTRGAFHPAAEAVQALYQHHSPSEEELEALRVGLRGPLWALEGEQARKLTPLPLNFNALAKGRIADLACERALRVAGVEGVWVNLGGDLRHCGTGSLRVAIAHPFSPADNAPPLARLTLRNQGIATSGHTQRGPHLFDPRGLRPATRIAQATALAPDAATADVLATAFCVLEPEESLALAEGCKVGCLVVDRQGRVFSNPLFDEQCIQRHEEVTP
- a CDS encoding intradiol ring-cleavage dioxygenase, giving the protein MENDDKPIGTILNRREVLAALGLSGLGGLLGGQKASAQNDPLPACIVRPALTEGPYFVDARLNRSDIRSDPATGVVKAGVPLGLRFVVSRVSSSGCRPLPGAMVDIWQCDAQGIYSGVQDRFADTRGQKWLRGYQITDAQGLARFTTIYPGWYPGRTVHIHFKIRYQNRDFTSQLFFDDALSDRVLANPPYAKPGTRTRNADDSIYRNGGNQLLLELKPDGAGYAATFTLGLNL
- a CDS encoding SHOCT domain-containing protein, with product MWPIHQRGWGVFDHGYGGWGLVDDLLWILLLLGLLALVGVLIFRLLRNPSGSSSDRALQIARERYAKGEIDQAEFEALKRNLGA
- a CDS encoding response regulator transcription factor; this translates as MRLLLVEDELNIARPLLRALEAQGHRVQHAPDLSRARELLAEGEPDLMILDVRLPESEDGGFLLAREAREAGYKGPILFMTARDALADRVMGLDEGGDDYVVKPFELPELLARVRALLRRVSEVKTSRIRLGPLELDLATRAVRWAGQAVELSSREYALLERLALHPGRVYSPEELADLIWGGEASSAGVVKVCVHHLRSKLGPEVIRTVPGGYRLGWTEGAPASTGAGDER
- a CDS encoding ATP-binding protein, translated to MTLRLRLALFIALAIALALLAQGVLGYLSFQSSLYATLDRDLEAYAQFVLEELHWGQWGFRGRPRPARLPEGYVAGARLVQDEGVLREWGSFPDELSLPRPDSPAEIRTVGLWRVGTLELGGGYTLQVALQSQQVLRSLQNYRDTVLYSALLVVVLGAGAAWLLAGPALRPLRHLLAATARVAGSGDLSQRVPPGGSGELGQLSQTFNRMMERLQAFLQREIQFTRHASHELRTPLTAIKLQLGAYRQGYAGLEETLQVVEEEAERMIRLSEALLTLAREGRAQRVSLDLAALAREAAAGAGVPYMGPERLELWGDPLLLRQALLNLLDNARKHAGGSGVRLALERRGGFAVLEVSDTGPGMPPEALRQAAEPFYRAPGTRAPGVGLGLSVVAQVAQAHGGRLELEANTPRGLVARLWLLPGPPSAAGGGA